The following coding sequences are from one Thermostaphylospora chromogena window:
- a CDS encoding Cas10/Cmr2 second palm domain-containing protein, whose product MYVVLIRTAGNQRYIFSSGKRKEIAGASELIARVNNSWVWDALREEFPGFSRDWRIGAAAAELVVAGAGRIVVLVDDPARGRKLVTRVTTRALCEAPGLDVCGVVVECQPGSLSETIREAERKLQEVREARPGPEIRFPRLPLVEDCASNGLPATEIRPEGKNEPPQARSPVAVAKLNAYESALVRLAQTAGSDRRTMQCIVDRLGLMAEWVAVVHADGNSLGEVFRSLSARAGGLDDADYADMYRDVSAGVDECAEKAFRIALDRIRGGSEEQPPVLPLVLGGDDLTVVCEGEVALPFARHYLEAFEEETARNPLIQKSGYPGLQAAAGVAIVKRNYPFHFAYHLAERLVAEEAKSVKEFGSALAFVVLMESAAPDLKRLRGEGSARSASPYLVGKGSGQGESWEDLERRVAALGRRDPLSGEALIPRGAVHELREGLGLGDEVAAARLEMLRRRFAGEPERRRALDDLTDGVTSDDLTDDALRGLPDAMAAFPFLRVEEAARSTEEAVG is encoded by the coding sequence ATGTACGTCGTCTTGATCCGTACGGCGGGCAACCAGCGTTACATCTTCTCCTCGGGCAAACGCAAGGAGATCGCCGGGGCGTCCGAACTGATCGCCCGAGTGAACAACTCCTGGGTGTGGGACGCCCTGCGTGAGGAGTTCCCCGGATTCTCACGGGATTGGCGTATCGGGGCCGCTGCAGCCGAGCTCGTGGTGGCTGGAGCGGGGCGGATCGTGGTGCTGGTCGATGACCCGGCCCGGGGGAGGAAGCTGGTGACGAGGGTGACCACGCGTGCGTTATGTGAGGCGCCGGGGCTGGACGTCTGCGGAGTGGTGGTTGAGTGTCAGCCAGGCTCCCTCTCGGAAACGATCCGCGAGGCCGAGAGGAAGCTACAGGAGGTACGAGAGGCGAGGCCGGGCCCGGAGATACGGTTTCCGCGTCTGCCGTTGGTGGAGGACTGCGCGTCTAACGGGCTTCCGGCCACGGAGATCCGCCCGGAAGGCAAGAACGAACCACCCCAGGCCAGGTCGCCGGTGGCGGTGGCGAAACTGAACGCTTACGAGTCCGCGCTCGTCCGGCTGGCGCAGACTGCCGGTTCCGACCGTCGCACCATGCAGTGCATCGTCGATCGGCTGGGGTTGATGGCCGAGTGGGTGGCGGTGGTGCACGCCGACGGTAACAGCCTGGGCGAGGTCTTCCGAAGCCTTTCCGCGCGGGCGGGCGGCCTGGACGACGCGGACTACGCGGACATGTACCGCGATGTCTCAGCGGGGGTGGACGAGTGCGCTGAGAAAGCGTTCAGGATCGCGCTGGACCGTATCCGGGGCGGGAGTGAGGAACAGCCGCCGGTTCTGCCGTTAGTGCTGGGAGGTGACGACCTGACGGTGGTGTGCGAGGGCGAGGTGGCTCTGCCGTTCGCCCGCCACTATCTGGAAGCGTTCGAGGAGGAGACCGCGCGGAATCCGCTGATCCAGAAGTCGGGCTATCCCGGTCTGCAGGCGGCCGCGGGTGTGGCGATCGTCAAGCGCAACTATCCCTTCCACTTCGCCTACCACTTGGCTGAGCGTCTCGTCGCCGAAGAGGCCAAGAGCGTCAAGGAGTTCGGTTCGGCGCTGGCTTTCGTCGTGCTGATGGAAAGCGCGGCTCCCGATCTCAAGCGGCTACGCGGTGAGGGCTCGGCGAGGTCGGCTTCACCGTACCTGGTGGGCAAGGGTAGCGGCCAAGGGGAAAGCTGGGAGGACCTGGAGCGGCGGGTCGCTGCGCTCGGACGGCGTGACCCGCTGTCGGGGGAGGCGCTCATTCCCCGAGGCGCCGTGCACGAGCTGCGAGAAGGACTGGGCCTGGGAGACGAGGTAGCCGCTGCTCGGCTGGAAATGCTGCGTCGGCGTTTCGCGGGGGAGCCGGAGCGAAGGAGAGCGCTCGACGATCTGACGGATGGAGTGACGAGCGATGACCTGACGGATGACGCGCTGAGAGGGCTGCCGGACGCGATGGCGGCGTTCCCCTTCCTCCGTGTCGAGGAGGCCGCACGATCCACCGAGGAAGCCGTGGGATGA
- the cas2 gene encoding CRISPR-associated endonuclease Cas2, with product MYVVVVYDTLAARNAAILRLCRQYLHHVQRSVFEGSLSPAQLRRFRYQVEGVIDAGYDSVLVFTFPPGTAPERQEWGVAQAAPTDVL from the coding sequence GTGTACGTGGTGGTCGTCTACGACACCCTAGCCGCGCGTAATGCGGCCATCTTGCGCCTCTGTCGTCAGTACCTGCACCATGTCCAGCGCAGCGTCTTCGAAGGCTCGCTGAGCCCGGCGCAACTGCGGCGTTTTCGGTACCAGGTCGAAGGAGTGATCGATGCCGGTTACGACAGTGTCCTAGTGTTCACCTTCCCGCCCGGAACGGCCCCTGAGCGACAGGAATGGGGCGTCGCCCAAGCCGCTCCCACCGATGTCCTATAA
- the cas1b gene encoding type I-B CRISPR-associated endonuclease Cas1b: MPTAARTYWLTTPCRIRRKDQSLRIERLDGSAVHIPITDVRDIVACDSIDLNTAVIALLNQHRISVHFLSRYGDYAGSLLTSETSTSGQTVLAQARLVDDPVASLAIARAIVTSAAANVRRVVDRKLLTRPMNVLQESIADARSREELMGAEGTFRRSAWEVLDTRLPDWLQLNGRSRRPPANAGNAFISYVNGIVYARLLSAIRLTPLHSGLSFLHSTMERQRHSLVLDLAEVFKPLFAERLLLRLAGRGQLKPAHFDVEVNQAMLSEAGRKLVVQTVRDELAVTVQHRILGRNVAYDELMYLEALQLTRTCLEGTPYKPFKIWW, encoded by the coding sequence ATGCCTACCGCAGCTCGCACCTACTGGCTCACCACGCCGTGCCGGATCCGGCGCAAAGACCAATCCCTGCGGATCGAACGCCTCGACGGCTCCGCCGTGCACATTCCGATCACCGATGTGCGGGACATCGTGGCCTGCGACTCGATCGACCTCAATACGGCCGTGATCGCGCTGCTCAACCAGCACCGCATCAGCGTGCACTTCCTCAGCCGCTACGGTGACTACGCTGGCTCGCTGCTCACCTCCGAGACCAGCACCTCCGGGCAGACCGTCCTCGCTCAAGCCCGGCTGGTCGACGACCCCGTCGCATCATTAGCCATCGCCCGCGCGATAGTGACCAGTGCCGCGGCCAACGTGCGTCGTGTGGTGGACCGCAAACTGCTGACCCGGCCCATGAACGTACTGCAGGAATCCATCGCCGACGCACGCAGTCGAGAAGAACTCATGGGTGCCGAGGGCACCTTCCGCCGTTCAGCCTGGGAGGTGCTGGACACCCGCCTCCCCGACTGGCTTCAGCTCAACGGCCGCAGCCGTCGTCCGCCGGCGAACGCCGGCAACGCCTTCATCAGCTACGTCAACGGGATCGTCTATGCCCGGCTGCTGTCGGCGATCCGGCTCACCCCATTGCACTCGGGCCTGTCCTTCCTGCACAGCACCATGGAACGTCAGCGCCACTCCCTGGTTCTGGACCTGGCCGAGGTGTTCAAACCGCTGTTCGCCGAACGGCTGCTGTTGCGCCTGGCAGGACGAGGCCAGCTCAAACCCGCCCACTTCGATGTGGAGGTGAACCAGGCGATGCTGAGCGAGGCCGGACGGAAGCTGGTGGTGCAGACCGTGCGCGATGAGCTTGCGGTCACCGTCCAGCACCGTATCTTGGGCCGCAACGTCGCCTACGACGAGCTGATGTACCTGGAGGCGCTCCAGCTCACCCGTACCTGCCTGGAAGGCACCCCCTACAAGCCTTTCAAGATCTGGTGGTGA
- a CDS encoding CRISPR-associated protein Cas4, giving the protein MITPADVGGVHVKYLYHCRRQLWLYARGMRPEHLNAAVQLGEAVHDTSYRRSSPVDLGAARLDHLDGAAWVHEVKSSAQPSQADKAQVMHYCYRLRQIGIAAQGGILHYPKTRRTTRLPYTAQAARQAEEDIAQVVEVVTADVSPPRLAKTACRGCSYLDYCWNE; this is encoded by the coding sequence GTGATCACACCTGCGGATGTCGGCGGTGTGCACGTCAAGTACCTCTACCATTGCCGCCGCCAGCTGTGGCTGTATGCGCGAGGGATGCGCCCCGAGCACTTGAACGCGGCCGTGCAACTGGGAGAGGCGGTTCACGACACCTCCTATCGGCGCAGCTCCCCCGTCGACCTGGGCGCTGCACGACTGGACCACCTCGACGGAGCGGCGTGGGTTCACGAAGTCAAATCATCCGCACAACCCAGCCAAGCCGATAAAGCCCAGGTGATGCACTACTGCTACCGGCTACGCCAGATCGGCATCGCCGCCCAGGGCGGGATCCTCCACTATCCCAAAACTCGCCGCACCACACGTCTGCCCTACACCGCGCAAGCCGCTCGTCAGGCCGAAGAAGACATCGCCCAGGTGGTGGAGGTGGTGACGGCGGACGTCTCCCCTCCGCGCCTGGCCAAAACCGCCTGCCGCGGCTGCTCCTACCTCGATTACTGCTGGAACGAATGA